One genomic window of Quercus robur chromosome 6, dhQueRobu3.1, whole genome shotgun sequence includes the following:
- the LOC126733336 gene encoding probable pectinesterase/pectinesterase inhibitor 51, whose translation MTMTTSLFFFISLLSLSSASFRVHDHSSPNTTPTTTSIQQVCKATRFPDQCVSSLSQSKLPPNPTPLQLVYSSISVSSQNLLKAQSMVKSILASSSGNKNRTNAATNCLEFLQSSQYRIFNTAKDALPQGNLKNARAWMSASLLNQYDCWSALKYANDTKLTNETMSFLNSLTNLTSNALSLLFSYDNFGNNTASWVPAKTERDGFWEAVKKSGGSGGFKGGVPTDLKADVTVSKDGSGTHSTVQEAVNAAPENGNGKKFVIRIKAGVYEETVRIPLAKKNVVFLGDGIGKTIITGSSNVGLLGMTTYSTATVAVLGDGFMASGLTIQNTAGAGAFQAVAFRSGSDLSVIENCEFLGNQDTLYAHSLRQFYKSCRIQGNVDFIFGNSASFFQDCQILVTPRQNKTLTNETNAVTAHGRTDPGQSTGFVFQNCSISGTEEYLKLYHSNPKVHNNFLGRPWKEYSRTVFIQCNLGELFSPQGWLPWSADFALQTLYYGESGNTGPGSTTSQRVTWSSQIPAQHIDTYSVENFIQGDQWIPPSK comes from the exons ATGACCATGACCACtagtctcttcttcttcatttccctcctctctctctcctccgcCTCTTTCCGGGTCCATGACCATTCTTCCCCCAACACCACACCCACCACTACTTCGATCCAACAAGTCTGTAAAGCCACTCGCTTCCCTGACCAATGCGTGAGCTCCTTATCCCAATCCAAACTCCCTCCAAACCCAACTCCTCTCCAGTTGGTCTACTCATCGATCTCTGTCTCCTCTCAAAATCTCCTTAAAGCTCAATCAATGGTGAAGTCCATCCTAGCCTCCTCCTCAGGTAATAAAAACCGCACAAACGCCGCGACCAACTGTCTCGAATTTCTCCAAAGTTCACAGTACCGAATCTTTAACACCGCCAAAGACGCTCTCCCACAAGGCAACCTAAAAAACGCTAGAGCTTGGATGAGCGCTTCTCTTCTTAACCAATACGACTGCTGGTCAGCTCTCAAGTACGCAAACGACACGAAATTGACGAACGAGACAATGTCGTTTTTGAACTCGCTAACAAACTTGACAAGCAACGCGCTGAGCCTGTTGTTTTCGTACGATAATTTCGGAAACAACACCGCTTCGTGGGTTCCAGCGAAGACCGAGCGTGATGGGTTTTGGGAGGCGGTGAAGAAGTCCGGTGGCAGTGGTGGGTTTAAAGGTGGGGTTCCGACGGACTTGAAGGCGGACGTGACGGTGAGTAAGGACGGAAGTGGGACTCATTCGACGGTGCAGGAGGCGGTGAACGCAGCGCCGGAGAACGGTAATGGGAAGAAGTTTGTGATAAGAATAAAGGCAGGGGTGTATGAAGAGACGGTGAGAATTCCGTTGGCGAAGAAGAATGTCGTGTTTTTGGGAGATGGGATTGGGAAAACGATCATTACTGGGTCTTCCAATGTGGGTCTTCTTGGGATGACTACATACTCTACGGCTACAGTTG CTGTTCTTGGCGATGGATTCATGGCTAGTGGCCTCACAATCCAGAACACAGCCGGTGCTGGTGCCTTCCAAGCCGTAGCCTTCAGATCAGGCAGTGATTTATCTGTCATCGAAAACTGTGAATTCCTAGGCAATCAGGATACTCTCTATGCTCACTCACTCCGCCAATTCTACAAATCATGCCGCATTCAAGGCaatgtggattttatttttggaaactcGGCTTCTTTTTTCCAAGACTGCCAGATCTTAGTTACTCCTAgacaaaataaaacattaacAAACGAGACTAATGCCGTCACTGCACATGGCAGAACAGATCCTGGCCAGTCAACaggttttgtttttcaaaattgttcgATTAGTGGCACCGAGGAATATTTGAAATTGTACCATAGCAATCCcaaagtacacaataatttcttgGGGAGGCCCTGGAAGGAGTACTCTAGGACAGTTTTCATACAGTGCAACTTAGGAGAACTTTTTTCACCACAAGGCTGGCTGCCATGGAGTGCCGATTTTGCGTTGCAAACGCTTTATTATGGGGAATCTGGGAATACTGGACCAGGTTCAACTACGTCCCAAAGGGTAACTTGGAGTTCTCAGATCCCTGCACAACACATTGACACATATTCAGTTGAGAATTTCATTCAAGGAGATCAGTGGATTCCACCATCCAAATAA
- the LOC126690025 gene encoding probable pectinesterase/pectinesterase inhibitor 51 produces MTMTMRSTSLFFFFFLSLLSLSFASNHHYHNHDHSTSNTNATPTPPSFIQQLCKVATRFPDLCVSSLSNSKQLPPNPTPLQLIYSSLSITSETARTVQSKVNNIINSAAGDQNRIRASNNCLEVLKSSLYRIFITTNDALPRNNLKSARTWMSASLIHHTDCVSALTKVNDTKLVTETLSLVGSLINITSNALSLLFLYDHFRNNTASWILSRTEHDGFWGVVKKSGIAGFKGGVPINLEVDVTVSKDRRNRSYKMVQDAVNAASNNTDDRKRFVIRIQAGVYEEIVRVPLEKKNVMFLGDGIGKTVITGSLYVGLPLQSSRRIVLEHILLRLDYNFSSLC; encoded by the coding sequence ATGACCATGACCATGAGGTCCACtagtctcttcttcttcttcttcctttccctcctctctctctcctttgcCTCGAACCACCACTACCACAACCATGACCATTCAACCTCCAACACCAATGCTACACCTACACCTCCCTCTTTTATCCAACAACTCTGTAAAGTAGCTACTCGGTTCCCTGACCTATGCGTGAGCTCCTTATCCAATTCCAAACAACTCCCTCCAAACCCAACTCCTCTCCAGCTCATCTACTCATCACTCTCTATCACCTCTGAAACTGCCCGTACAGTCCAATCAAAGGTGAACAACATTATAAACTCCGCCGCAGGGGACCAAAACCGCATAAGAGCCTCGAACAACTGTCTTGAAGTTCTCAAAAGTTCACTATACAGGATCTTTATTACCACCAATGACGCTCTCCCACGCAACAACCTCAAAAGCGCTAGAACTTGGATGAGCGCTTCTCTAATTCACCATACCGACTGCGTGTCAGCTCTCACGAAAGTAAACGACACGAAGTTGGTGACTGAGACTCTTTCGCTGGTGGGCTCGTTAATAAACATTACGAGCAACGCGCTGAGCCTGTTGTTTTTGTACGATCATTTTAGAAACAACACCGCTTCGTGGATTCTGTCGAGGACCGAGCATGATGGGTTTTGGGGGGTAGTGAAGAAGTCTGGAATTGCGGGGTTTAAAGGCGGGGTTCCAATAAACTTGGAGGTGGACGTGACGGTGAGTAAGGACAGAAGGAATCGGTCTTATAAGATGGTGCAGGATGCGGTGAATGCAGCGTCCAACAACACTGATGATAGAAAGAGGTTTGTGATAAGAATTCAGGCAGGGGTTTATGAGGAGATAGTAAGAGTTCCgttggagaagaagaatgtcATGTTTTTGGGAGATGGGATAGGTAAAACAGTCATTACAGGCTCTTTGTATGTGGGCCTGCCTTTGCAAAGTTCGAGAAGAAtagttcttgagcatattcttCTTAGACTTGATTACAATTTCAGTTCTTTGTGTTAA
- the LOC126689684 gene encoding probable pectinesterase/pectinesterase inhibitor 51, translating to MTMTMRSTSLFFFFLSLLSLSSASNHDHSTSNTNAAPTPPSSIQQLCKAATRFPDLCVSSLSNSKQLPPNPTPLQLIYSSLSVTSETARTVQSKVNDIINSAAGDQNRTRASNNCLEALKSSLYRISITTNDALPRGNLKSARTWMSASLLHHTDCASALTKVNDTKLVTETLSLVDSLINITSNALSLLFSYDHFGNNTASWILPRTERDGFWGPVKKSGIAGFKGGVPANLKVDVTVSKDGRNRSYKMVQDAVNAAPNNTADGKRFVIRIKAGVYEEIVRVPLEKKNVVFLGDGIGKTVITGSLYVGLPGISTSSSATVAVLGDGFMASGITFQNTAGADKDNQSHQAVAFKLSSDFSVIENCEFLGNQDTLFAQTLRQFYKSCRIVGNVDFVFGNAAAFFQDCQIIVKPRQAAPEKGEKNYMTAHGRTDPAQTTGYVFYNCLINGTEEYMKLYHGASKPEIHSNFLGRPWKEYARTVYIQSSLQELVSPQGWLPWNTDDFALKTLYFGEFQNSGPGFTPPRRVNWSNQIPAQQVQTYSVENFIQGDLWIPSS from the exons ATGACCATGACCATGAGGTCCACtagtctcttcttcttcttcctttccctcctctctctctcctctgccTCGAACCATGACCATTCAACCTCCAACACCAATGCCGCACCTACACCTCCCTCTTCTATCCAACAACTCTGTAAAGCTGCTACTCGGTTCCCTGATCTATGCGTGAGCTCGTTATCCAATTCCAAACAACTCCCTCCAAACCCAACTCCTCTCCAGCTCATCTACTCATCACTCTCTGTCACCTCTGAAACTGCCCGTACAGTCCAATCAAAGGTGAACGACATTATAAACTCCGCCGCAGGGGACCAAAACCGCACAAGAGCCTCGAACAACTGTCTTGAAGCTCTCAAAAGTTCACTATACCGGATCTCTATTACCACCAATGACGCTCTCCCACGCGGCAACCTCAAAAGCGCTAGAACTTGGATGAGCGCTTCTCTTCTTCACCATACCGACTGCGCCTCAGCTCTCACGAAAGTAAACGACACGAAGTTGGTGACCGAGACGCTTTCGCTGGTGGACTCGTTAATAAACATTACGAGCAACGCGCTGAGCCTGTTGTTTTCGTACGATCATTTCGGAAACAACACCGCTTCGTGGATTCTGCCGAGGACCGAGCGTGATGGGTTTTGGGGGCCAGTGAAGAAGTCTGGAATTGCGGGGTTTAAAGGCGGAGTTCCAGCAAACTTGAAGGTGGACGTGACGGTGAGTAAGGACGGAAGGAATCGGTCTTATAAGATGGTGCAAGATGCGGTGAACGCAGCGCCCAACAACACCGCTGATGGAAAGAGGTTTGTGATAAGAATTAAGGCAGGGGTTTATGAGGAGATAGTAAGAGTTCCgttggagaagaagaatgtcGTGTTTTTGGGAGATGGGATAGGTAAAACGGTCATTACAGGCTCTTTGTATGTGGGCCTGCCTGGGATTTCTACCTCTTCTAGTGCTACAGTTG CCGTTCTTGGCGATGGATTCATGGCCAGTGGTATCACATTCCAGAACACAGCCGGTGCTGATAAAGACAACCAATCCCACCAAGCAGTAGCCTTCAAATTAAGCAGTGATTTTTCTGTCATTGAAAACTGTGAATTCCTAGGCAATCAAGATACTCTTTTTGCTCAGACACTCCGCCAATTCTACAAATCATGCCGCATCGTAGGCAACgtggattttgtttttggaaacgCTGCGGCTTTTTTCCAAGACTGCCAAATCATAGTCAAACCTCGGCAAGCTGCTccagaaaaaggagaaaagaattACATGACTGCACATGGCAGAACAGACCCTGCCCAAACAACAGGTTatgttttttataattgtttgattAACGGCACCGAGGAATACATGAAGTTGTACCATGGCGCTAGCAAACCTGAAATACACAGCAATTTCTTGGGGAGGCCATGGAAGGAGTACGCCAGAACAGTTTACATACAAAGCAGCTTACAAGAACTTGTTTCACCACAAGGCTGGCTGCCATGGAATACCGACGATTTTGCCTTGAAAACGCTTTATTTTGGGGAATTTCAGAATTCTGGACCGGGTTTTACTCCACCCCGAAGGGTAAACTGGAGTAACCAAATTCCTGCACAACAAGTTCAAACATATTCCGTTGAGAATTTCATTCAAGGAGATCTGTGGATTCCATCatcctaa
- the LOC126690024 gene encoding probable pectinesterase/pectinesterase inhibitor 51, which yields MGLFPLKTKTLVGVAVQSKVNDIINSAVRDQNHIRASNNCLEVLKSSLYRISITTNDALPRGNLKSVRTWISASLLHHTDCASALTKVNDTKLVTETLSLVGLLINITRNALSLLFSYDHFGNNTASWIPLRTERDGFLGPVKKSGIAGFKGGVPANLEVDVTVSKDGRNRSYKMVQDAVNAAPNNTVDGKRFVIRIKAGVYEEMVRVLLEKKNVVFLGDGIGHYSSVCPIKHHPKSSVSYSNQDSTVQGYSPHKCGQGVWWGALNVMAVTIPPITLGLTSSLKLFLYDVAPSK from the exons ATGGGTCTTTTTCCTTTGAAAACCAAAACTTTGGTTGGGGTGGCAG TCCAATCAAAGGTGAACGACATTATAAACTCCGCCGTAAGGGACCAAAACCACATAAGAGCCTCGAACAATTGTCTTGAAGTTCTCAAAAGTTCACTATATCGGATCTCTATTACCACCAATGACGCTCTCCCACGCGGCAACCTTAAAAGCGTTAGAACTTGGATAAGCGCTTCTCTTCTTCACCATACCGACTGCGCGTCAGCTCTCACGAAAGTAAACGACACAAAGTTGGTGACCGAGACACTTTCGCTGGTGGGCTTGTTAATAAACATTACGAGAAACGCGCTGAGCCTGTTGTTTTCTTACGATCATTTCGGAAACAACACTGCTTCGTGGATTCCGCTGAGGACCGAGCGTGATGGGTTTTTGGGGCCAGTGAAGAAGTCTGGAATTGCGGGGTTTAAAGGCGGGGTTCCAGCAAACTTGGAGGTGGACGTGACGGTGAGTAAGGACGGAAGGAATCGGTCTTATAAGATGGTGCAGGATGCGGTGAACGCAGCGCCCAACAACACCGTTGATGGAAAGAGGTTTGTGATAAGAATTAAGGCAGGGGTTTATGAGGAGATGGTAAGAGTTCTgttggagaagaagaatgtcGTGTTTTTAGGAGATGGGATAG GCCACTACTCGAGTGTTTGTCCTATCAAACACCATCCCAAGTCCTCTGTGAGTTACAGCaaccaagacagcactgttcaggggtattctccacataaatgcggtcagGGGGTTTGGTGGGGTGCATTAAATGTGATGGCAGTTACCATCCCTCCAATCACATTAGGGCTAACCTCCTCTTTGAAGCTCTTCCTCTACGATGTGGCCCCCTCCAAGTAA